The following proteins are co-located in the Vigna unguiculata cultivar IT97K-499-35 chromosome 9, ASM411807v1, whole genome shotgun sequence genome:
- the LOC114196301 gene encoding signal peptide peptidase — MKKTERIANLALTGLTLAPLVVKVDPNLNVILTACLTVFVGCYRSVKPTPPTETMSNEHAMRFPFVGSAMLLSLFLLFKFLSKDLVNTVLTGYFFVLGIVALSATLLPFIKRFLPKHWNEDVIVWRLPYFRSVEIEFTRSQVVAGIPGTFFCAWYALRKHWLANNILGLAFCIQGIEMLSLGSFKTGAILLAGLFVYDIFWVFFTPVMVSVAKSFDAPIKLLFPTADAVRPFSMLGLGDIVIPGIFVALALRFDVSRGKQPQYFKSAFVGYTVGLVLTIVVMNWFQAAQPALLYIVPSVIGFLAAHCIWNGDVKQLLEFDESKTANSPQEQDKSSKKVV; from the exons ATGAAGAAAACCGAACGAATTGCGAATTTGGCTTTAACAG GTTTAACCTTAGCACCGCTTGTTGTGAAAGTAGATCCgaatttaaatgttattttgacTGCTTGTCTCACTGTGTTCGTGGGATGTTACCGCTCTGTCAAACCAACCCCGCCAACT GAGACAATGTCGAATGAACATGCCATGCGTTTCCCCTTTGTTGGAAGTGCGATGTTATTGTCACTGTTCTTACTCTTCAAGTTTCTATCCAAGGACTTGGTGAACACTGTATTGACAGGCTACTTCTTTGTACTCGGGATTGTTGCGCTTTC GGCAACATTATTACCGTTTATTAAACGTTTTCTGCCAAAGCATTGGAATGAGGACGTCATAGTCTGGCGACTTCCATATTTCCGAT CTGTGGAGATTGAGTTTACAAGGTCACAGGTCGTTGCTGGAATCCCTGGGACATTCTTTTGTGCTTGGTATGCTTTGCGGAAGCATTGGCTGGCAAATAATATATTGGGTCTTGCTTTCTGTATTCAG GGAATTGAAATGCTTTCTCTTGGGTCTTTCAAGACTGGTGCTATTCTCTTG GCTGGTCTATTTGTATATGACATATTCTGGGTTTTCTTCACTCCAGTAATGGTCAGCGTTGCAAAATCATTTGATGCTCCAATAAAG CTTTTGTTCCCCACAGCAGATGCTGTAAGGCCATTTTCAATGCTTGGACTTGGTGATATTGTTATCCCTG gTATTTTTGTAGCATTGGCTTTACGATTTGATGTATCCAGAGGAAAACAGCCCCAATATTTCAAGAGTGCATTTGTAGGATACACTGTTGGCTTGGTCCTTACAATTGTTGTGATGAACTGGTTTCAGGCTGCACAG CCTGCTCTTTTGTATATTGTACCTTCTGTAATTGGATTCTTGGCTGCTCATTGCATATGGAATGGTGATGTCAAACAG TTGTTGGAGTTCGATGAGTCAAAGACTGCCAATTCACCTCAAGAGCAGGACAAGTCCAGCAAAAAGGTTGTATAA
- the LOC114196058 gene encoding uncharacterized protein LOC114196058, with protein MMKVAPAASPLPTRHVRILLSHTCLQYSIIISTQLPKTGIYKRATHLTWRSRTIAHSHSHIRSQTKMAEKEVTGEAQRKLRSKFLQVLRSRRQDEVPLTVEHAKPVASPLHQNSPPTKEEIEIMESCPKADIENLEELLQEENFYLNIEEGKQGRLPVLILKLKESDKQKKRPAVVFLHSTNKYKEIMRPLLKAYASRGYIAISVDSRYHGERATCTTTYRDALVDAWKTGQTMPFIYDTVWDLIKLADYLTQREDIDSSRIGITGISLGGMHAWFAAFADTRYAVVVPLIGVQGFRWAIDNDKWKARVDSIKHVFETACDDLGKDVIDKEVVEKVWDRIAPGLASEFDSPYSILAIAPRPLLILNGAEDPRCPIGGFEVPISKASQAYKEFQCLNNLKFIAEDGVGHQLTRLQVKESSDWFDRFLKP; from the exons ATGATGAAAGTAGCACCTGCTGCGAGTCCGCTACCAACGCGGCACGTGCGAATTCTGTTGAGCCACACGTGTCTacaatattcaataataatttcaacCCAACTGCCAAAGACAGGTATTTATAAGCGAGCAACGCATCTCACATGGCGAAGTAGAACCATCGCTCactctcactctcacattagatCACAAACAAAAATGGCGGAAAAAGAAGTCACTGGTGAAGCTCAGAGAAAGCTTCGATCGAAGTTCCTTCAAGTCCTTCGTAGTAGACGACAAGATGAAG TTCCGTTAACGGTCGAACATGCGAAGCCAGTGGCGAGTCCTTTGCATCAAAACTCTCCACCGACGAAGGAAGAG ATTGAGATAATGGAATCGTGTCCGAAGGCTGATATAGAGAACCTTGAAGAGTTGCTTCAGGAGGAGAATTTCTACTTGAATATAGAG GAAGGAAAGCAAGGACGGTTGCCGGTGTTGATTTTGAAACTGAAGGAAAGTGATAAGCAGAAAAAAAGACCTGCCGTTGTTTTTCTTCACAGTACGAACAAATACAAAGAGATCATGCGCCCATTGCTTAAG GCGTATGCTTCGCGGGGATATATAGCAATTTCGGTGGATTCTCGTTACCATGGAGAACGTGCCACGTGCACAACCACCTATCGAGAT gCACTTGTTGATGCGTGGAAAACCGGTCAAACGATGCCATTCATATATGACACG GTCTGGGACTTGATTAAATTGGCCGATTATCTAACACAAAGAGAGGATATAGACTCTTCTAGAATAGGAATCACCGGAATATCACTTGGAG GAATGCATGCGTGGTTTGCTGCATTTGCTGATACTCGCTATGCTGTGGTCGTTCCTCTGATTGGTGTTCAG GGATTTCGATGGGCCATAGACAATGATAAATGGAAGGCTCGAGTTGATAGTATAAAGCATGTTTTTGAGA CGGCTTGTGATGATTTGGGTAAAGATGTTATTGACAAAGAAGTAGTGGAGAAG GTATGGGACCGAATTGCTCCGGGTTTAGCTTCCGAATTCGATTCACCGTATTCAATTCTGGCTATAGCACCTCGTCCATTACTTATTCTTAATG GTGCCGAAGATCCTCGGTGTCCCATTGGAGGTTTCGAAGTTCCAATCTCTAAGGCAAGTCAGGCATACAAAGAGTTTCAGTGcttaaataatttaaag TTTATTGCAGAAGATGGAGTTGGACACCAATTAACAAGATTGCAAGTGAAGGAATCATCTGATTGGTTTGATAGGTTTTTAAAGCCTTAG
- the LOC114163141 gene encoding beta-adaptin-like protein A, with the protein MAPPPQQSHRSPSPSQPSGKSEVSDLKSQLRQLAGSRAPGADDSKRDLFKKVISNMTIGIDVSSLFGEMVMCSATSDIVLKKMCYLYVGNYAKVNPDLALLTINFLQRDCKDEDPMIRGLALRSLCSLRVANLVEYLVGPLGSGLKDNNSYVRMVAVIGVLKLYHISASTCIDADFPATLKHLMLNDPDTQVVANCLFALQEIWTLESSTSEEAARERETLLSKPIVYHLLNRIKEFSEWAQCLVLELVSKYIPADSSEIFDMMNLLEDRLQHANGAVVLATVKLFLQLTLSMADVHQQVYERIKAPLLTQVSSGSPEQSYAVLSHLHLLVMRAPYIFSSDYKHFYCQYNEPSYVKKLKLEMLTAVANESNTYEIVTELCEYAANVDIPIARESIRAVGKIALQQYDVNAIVDRLLQFLEMEKDYVTSEALVLVKDLLRKYPQWSQDCIAVVGNISSKNVQEPKAKAALIWMLGEYSQDMHDAPYVLESLVENWDEEHSAEVRLHLLTAVMKCFFKRPPETKKALGAALAAGLADFHQDVHDRALFYYRLLQYNVSVAESVVNPPKQAVSVFADTQSSEIKDRIFDEFNSLSVVYQKPSYMFTDKEHRGTFEFADELGNLSITAESGESVVPAQRVEANDKDLLLSTSEKDEGREPGSNGSAYNAPSYNGSSAPSATSQPLADLAFPSTGLSGQAPASSLAIDDLLGLDFAVGTAATPPPPSLNLNPKAVLDPGTFQQKWRQLPISTSEEYSLSPQGIASLITPNALLRHMQSHSIHCIASGGQSPNFKFFFFAQKAEAASIYLVECIINTSSAKSQIKVKADDQSSSQAFSTLFQSALTKFGLP; encoded by the exons CTGAAAAAAATGTGCTATTTATACGTTGGGAACTATGCAAAGGTCAATCCTGATCTTGCACTTTTGACTATTAATTTTCTACAAAGAGATTGCAAGGATGAGGATCCAATGATACGGGGTCTAGCATTGAGGAGTTTGTGTTCACTCCGGGTGGCAAATTTGGTGGAATATTTGGTTGGGCCATTAGGGTCTGGGTTGAAGGACAATAATAGTTATGTCAGGATGGTGGCAGTTATTGGGGTTTTGAAACTGTATCATATATCAGCTTCCACCTGTATTGATGCAGATTTTCCAGCAACACTGAAGCATTTGATGCTTAATGATCCTGATACTCAG GTAGTCGCAAATTGTTTGTTTGCTTTACAAGAAATTTGGACCTTAGAGTCATCCACATCAGAGGAAGCAGCCAGGGAGAGAGAAACACTACTTAGCAAGCCAATTGTATATCACCTTTTGAATAG AATTAAGGAATTCAGTGAATGGGCACAATGTCTTGTGCTGGAATTGGTGAGCAAGTACATTCCGGCAGATAGCAGTGAAATATTTGATATGATGAATCTCCTTGAAGATAGACTCCAGCATGCAAATGGTGCTGTTGTCTTGGCAACTGTTAAATTATTTCTACAGTTGACTTTGTCTATGGCTGATGTTCATCAGCAG GTATATGAGCGTATCAAAGCCCCTCTCTTGACTCAAGTGAGCTCAGGAAGTCCAGAACAATCTTATGCGGTTTTAAGTCACCTGCATCTTTTGGTCATGCGTGCACCTTATATATTTTCCTCGGACTATAAACACTTCTATTGCCAGTACAATGAGCCATCatatgttaaaaagttgaaGCTTGAAATGCTGACTGCAGTGGCGAATGAAAGCAACACCTATGAGATAG TGACAGAACTATGTGAATATGCTGCAAATGTTGACATTCCCATTGCAAGGGAATCAATTCGAGCTGTTGGGAAGATAGCGTTGCAGCAGTATGATGTCAATGCTATTGTTGACCGACTTCTCCAGTTTCTTGAGATGGAAAAGGACTATGTTACTTCTGAAGCTTTG GTGCTTGTGAAAGATCTGTTAAGAAAATATCCACAATGGAGTCAGGATTGTATTGCTGTTGTTGGAAATATCAGTAGCAAAAATGTCCAAGAACCCAAGGCTAAGGCAGCTCTTATATGGATGTTGGGAGAATATTCTCAGGACATGCACGATGCTCCATATGTCTTGGAGAGTTTAGTGGAAAATTGGGATGAGGAGCATTCCGCTGAG GTTCGCTTACATCTTCTTACTGCAGTTATGAAGTGTTTCTTTAAGCGACCACCTGAAACTAAAAAAGCATTAGGTGCTGCATTGGCTGCTGGACTTGCTGATTTTCACCAG GATGTTCATGATAGGGCCTTATTTTATTACAGGCTTCTGCAATACAATGTATCCGTAGCAGAAAGTGTGGTTAACCCGCCAAAGCAAGCTGTTTCAGTTTTTGCTGATACCCAGAGCAGTGAAATCAAAGACCGCATATTTGATGAATTTAACAGTCTGTCGGTTGTGTATCAAAAG CCTTCGTATATGTTCACTGATAAGGAACATCGAGGGACATTTGAGTTTGCAGATGAACTTGGAAATCTATCTATTACTGCAGAATCTGGAGAGTCTGTTGTTCCAGCTCAGAGAGTGGAAGCAAATGACAAAGATCTGCTTCTAAGTACTTCAGAAAAAGATGAAGGAAGAGAACCTGGTAGCAATGGTTCTGCCTACAATGCTCCTTCCTATAATGGTTCATCTGCGCCTTCTGCAACTTCACAACCACTTGCAGATTTGGCATTTCCAAGTACTGGCTTATCAGGTCAAGCACCGGCTTCTAGCTTGGCAATCGATGATCTGCTTGGTTTAGATTTTGCAGTTGGGACTGCAGCCACGCCTCCACCTCCTTCATTGAACCTAAACCCAAAAGCTGTACTGGATCCTGGCACATTTCAGCAGAAATGGCGTCAACTGCCAATATCTACATCAGag GAATATTCTCTAAGTCCTCAGGGAATCGCATCCTTGATAACTCCCAATGCACTCCTGCGGCACATGCAAAGCCATTCAATACACTGCATTGCATCCGGTGGTCAGTCTCCCAACTTTAAGTTCTTTTTCTTTGCTCAGAAAGCAGAAGCAGCGTCAATCTATCTTGTAGAGTGTATAATCAACACATCATCAGCCAAGTCACAGATTAAAGTAAAAGCTGATGATCAAAGTTCATCCCAGGCATTCTCAACATTATTCCAATCAGCcttgacaaaatttggtttacCCTGA
- the LOC114162291 gene encoding proline-rich receptor-like protein kinase PERK15, whose protein sequence is MFAVTPYSPATMPVDVIPPPFPQPAAPAFQSSPSPSMFLTPPAPTSPSPETLLVQGLPPPPSSVTPIPLTVPVLPSPSPESFTPPFPPFAVSQSPPAPITASQPLPFPYATAPSTTSFPPFAVAPSPPSPTADFPPALPDMPLTPEAAAVTTSSFPPPPLPPSFTREPTLATPWSPALPLSAPQEVNLPVAVNFQKTSTFHVASGLIVGLVIGAIVLVFGFSIGLLLCRNRKKNKQKNLCTGRTKESPPSIESKGSHVIRVPSNPTLPPNLTSGSFKSVSVKTIPNHAPRAAFSPGNGSFRYDEILAATNCFSESNLLGEGGFGYVYKGVLPCGKQIAVKQLKLGSQQGEREFQAEVETISRVHHKHLVELVGYCVAGAERMLVYEFVPNNTLEFHLHGEGSIFLGWTTRIKIAVGSAKGLAYLHEDCNPAIIHRDIKASNILLDFKFEPKVSDFGLAKVLPNNDSHISHLTTRVMGTFGYVAPEYASSGKLTDKSDVYSYGVMLLELITGRPPITAAGSRNESLVDWARPLLARALQEDSFDNLVDPRLQKNYEADEMVRMITCAAACVRHSSRLRPRMSQIVGALEGVVSLTDLVGDVTPENTPERNWSNYLDYGDNQYQYELRSFNLALPAQKYSSSGYSETTSACGLYSSGSSSEAHGSFREIL, encoded by the exons ATGTTTGCAGTTACACCGTATTCTCCGGCGACTATGCCGGTTGACGTCATTCCTCCGCCGTTCCCGCAACCAGCAGCACCCGCATTCCAATCCTCGCCGTCACCATCGATGTTTCTGACGCCTCCAGCCCCAACCTCGCCGTCGCCGGAAACATTACTCGTCCAAGGTCTGCCGCCACCGCCATCTTCAGTTACACCTATTCCTCTGACGGTGCCGGTGTTGCCGTCTCCGTCGCCGGAATCTTTCACACCGCCATTTCCACCATTCGCAGTTTCGCAATCGCCTCCGGCTCCGATCACCGCATCCCAGCCACTTCCGTTTCCATATGCCACAGCGCCTTCAACGACGTCGTTTCCGCCATTTGCAGTCGCACCATCACCTCCGTCTCCGACAGCCGATTTTCCACCTGCATTGCCAGATATGCCTCTGACACCCGAGGCGGCGGCGGTGACGACATCGAGTTTTCCTCCACCGCCTTTACCTCCTTCGTTCACGAGGGAACCAACCTTGGCAACGCCGTGGAGCCCCGCCTTGCCGTTATCGGCGCCGCAAGAAGTGAATTTGCCGGTGGCTGTGAATTTTCAGAAGACCTCAACATTCCACGTGGCAAGTGGGCTCATTGTTGGGCTAGTAATTGGGGCAATCGTTTTGGTGTTTGGTTTTAGCATTGGATTACTTCTATGCAGGAATAGGaagaaaaacaaacagaagAATCTATGCACGGGTCGCACTAAGGAATCACCACCCTCCATTGAATCCAAGG GATCTCATGTTATTCGAGTGCCATCAAATCCAACGCTGCCACCGAATCTCACATCAGGTTCTTTTAAGTCAGTGTCTGTGAAAACAATTCCAAATCATGCTCCAAGGGCAGCCTTCAGTCCCGGGAATGGTAGTTTCAGGTATGATGAAATATTAGCGGCCACTAATTGTTTCTCTGAGTCCAATCTTCTTGGAGAAGGTGGCTTTGGCTATGTGTACAAAGGAGTTCTTCCATGTGGAAAGCAAATTGCAGTTAAGCAACTAAAATTAGGTAGCCAACAAGGAGAGAGAGAATTCCAAGCTGAGGTTGAGACAATTAGCCGAGTGCATCAtaagcatcttgttgaattgGTTGGCTACTGCGTTGCTGGGGCAGAGAGAATGCTTGTTTATGAGTTTGTTCCAAATAACACATTGGAATTTCACTTGCATG GGGAGGGGAGTATCTTCTTAGGATGGACAACGAGAATTAAAATTGCCGTCGGATCTGCAAAAGGGCTGGCATATCTACATGAAGATT GTAATCCAGCAATTATTCACCGTGATATTAAAGCATCTAATATTCTTCTTGATTTTAAGTTTGAACCCAAG GTTTCTGACTTTGGCCTGGCGAAAGTCTTGCCAAACAACGATAGTCATATTAGTCACCTCACCACCCGAGTGATGGGAACCTTTGG ATATGTGGCTCCGGAGTATGCATCAAGTGGTAAATTGACAGATAAATCAGACGTATATTCCTACGGCGTAATGCTTTTAGAACTTATAACCGGACGTCCACCGATCACTGCAGCAGGATCCAGGAATGAGAGCTTGGTTGACTGG GCTAGGCCATTGCTTGCTCGAGCACTCCAAGAAGATAGTTTCGACAACCTTGTTGATCCAAGGTTGCAGAAAAATTACGAAGCTGATGAGATGGTTAGAATGATTACATGTGCAGCTGCTTGTGTGCGCCATTCATCCAGGCTTCGACCTCGTATGAGCCAA ATAGTTGGAGCCTTAGAAGGAGTAGTTTCTCTTACTGATCTTGTTGGAGATGTTACACCGGAGAATACCCCAGAACGCAACTGGTCAAATTATTTAGATTATGGTGACAACCAATACCAGTATGAGTTAAGAAGTTTCAATTTGGCACTACCAGCTCAGAAATACAGCTCTAGTGGGTACAGTGAAACCACTAGTGCTTGTGGCCTTTACTCATCAGGCTCAAGTAGTGAGGCTCACGGATCATTCCGAGAAATATTGTAA